The window GTGCTCAACTTGCGAATGAACAGGAATGCATTTCTACGCTTGTGTTACTTGCTAACTCATGTTGGAGGACTAGTCGAGTCTAGATATGTCTGTATTCAAGAGAAGGTGAGCATGTTTCTGTCTGTATTGGctcatcacaagaaaaatagAGTTGTTGGACATGACTATGTACGTAGTGGCCATACAATCAGCACCCATTTCCATCAAGTGCTCCAATCAATTCTCATGTTACATCCTTTACTACTGGTTAAACCGTCTCCTGTCGATGATTCGTGCACAAACGAAGCTTGGAAATGGTTCAAGGTAATGTCAAACCCTTTTCAACAAACTGTaccaaataaacattttaactaTTCAGGTGTGATGTTTTTGATAGATACATTGATTTGTAGTTATTAATGTTAAACTGTACATGGATGTCTTGGTGCATTAGACGGAACGTATGTAAGTGTACATGTACCTACCGTCGACAAGGCACGATATAGAACAAGAAAAGGTACTATCGCAGTCAACGTTCTTGGGGTTTGCGACCGTGAGATGAAGTTCATATATGCACTGACGGGGTGGGAGGGATCTGCAGCAGATGCCAGGGTGCTTAAAGATGCTGTGACTCGTGACGAGACACTGAAAATTCCAAGAGGTTGTGATAATCTTTTTTGCTATTATGAACTGTGAATTGATGatagttgtttttaaaatattgttctCAGACGTTGTTAACTAATATCTTATTTGTAGGCTGTTATTACCTATGTGACAATGGGTATGCAAATGTAGAGGGGTTCTTGACTCCTTACAGGCGAGTACGCTATCATAGGGATGCTTGGGAAAACCGTGCAAATGGGCCACAGAATTATAAGGAGTTATTTAACTGGAGACACTCTCAAGCCCGAAACATAATCGAAAGAGCATTCGGTTTGTTGAAAAAAAGATGGGCCATACTTAGAAGTCCTTCGTTCTATCCACTAAAAACACAAAACAGAATCATAATGGCGTGTATGCTGCTGCATAACTTCATCAGGTCTGAGATGCCCGACGATCCAATTGAGGAAGTCATCGATGATGTAGTGAGTCCGGAGAATGAGATGCAAGATGAGTTCATCACTACCTTGGAAGCGTCGGATGATTGGGATAGTTGGCGGGAGAACCTTGCTATGTCTATGTGGATGAATCTAACCTAAATCATTATGTTTTTTGTAACTCTTTCGTTACAACTTTGGCATTCAAGTAGTTGTCACATttgatgttatttaatttttaatctgCATAACTTGAAtgcatttgatgttattttgttTGAATCTAGTCCAGCcaattatatatttcttttttgttgCAAAATGTGATGTTATGTAAACTAAACTAATGTGACATGGCTAATCATTGTGGTGTATTACTACCAGGTGTAGGACAACGGCAGTGTCAACATCGTAGTTATGGATAGCTTCGCAACTTCTGAGAGTTTTGTTGACAAATCCAAAAAAGCTGATAAGACAAGACGTAGTTGGAGTGAACGTAAAGAAGAGTTTCTAATACAAGCACTGAAAGAGGCGTCCGTAGAAGGTTGGAAAAGCGGCAACGGATTTCGGCCAGGCTATTTAGCTTTTCTTGAGAATCGAATGAAAGTTGCGTTTCCTGACGCAAATATACGTGGGAACCCACATATTAACTCTAAAGTTCATGTGTGGAAGAAATTGTACGGATCTTTAGTGACAATACTAAGTAAAAGTGGAGTCGGATGGAACGACACATAGAAGACCATTGAAGCTTCAAACGACATTTGGGATGCACTAATAAAGGTATTTTTGTTTCCAACAATACTTGTCATTTTTTATTGGAAAAAAATGACTCAAGTCGATACTCCGTGATATTAAATTCGTAGGCAGACCAAAACGCCAGGTCAATGAGACACAAAAGGTGGACCTATTACCATGATTGGTGCGAAATCTTCGGTAATGATCGTGCAACCGGAGAGAGAGCTGAACATTT of the Primulina huaijiensis isolate GDHJ02 chromosome 1, ASM1229523v2, whole genome shotgun sequence genome contains:
- the LOC140983042 gene encoding uncharacterized protein — its product is MKFIYALTGWEGSAADARVLKDAVTRDETLKIPRGCYYLCDNGYANVEGFLTPYRRVRYHRDAWENRANGPQNYKELFNWRHSQARNIIERAFGLLKKRWAILRSPSFYPLKTQNRIIMACMLLHNFIRSEMPDDPIEEVIDDVVSPENEMQDEFITTLEASDDWDSWRENLAMSMWMNLT